The proteins below come from a single uncultured Sunxiuqinia sp. genomic window:
- a CDS encoding NUDIX hydrolase, whose protein sequence is MKDNKYTYKYPRPAVTTDALILRKETAEILLIRRGIDPFNDHWALPGGFMEMDEVLEEACIREVKEETGLELEKVEQFRVYDKVDRDPRGRTLSVIHYGFVGKDAMVKGGDDAAEAAWFKLDQLPDLAFDHSTIIHDFLILLSQSR, encoded by the coding sequence ATGAAAGATAATAAATACACCTATAAATATCCCAGGCCAGCAGTTACCACCGATGCTTTAATACTGCGGAAAGAGACTGCTGAGATTCTCTTGATTAGACGTGGCATCGATCCCTTCAATGATCACTGGGCGTTGCCGGGTGGTTTTATGGAAATGGATGAAGTGCTGGAAGAAGCCTGTATTCGTGAGGTAAAGGAAGAAACCGGTTTGGAGCTGGAAAAAGTGGAGCAATTCCGGGTTTACGATAAGGTTGATCGCGACCCTCGGGGACGAACCTTGTCGGTGATTCATTATGGCTTTGTGGGAAAAGATGCTATGGTAAAAGGCGGAGACGACGCAGCCGAAGCAGCTTGGTTTAAGCTTGACCAATTGCCCGATCTGGCTTTTGATCATTCAACAATCATTCACGATTTTCTGATTTTGCTAAGCCAGTCGCGTTAA
- a CDS encoding WbqC family protein: protein MIDSHVLLCTAYFPPVQYLSKFLIYETTWIETFENFTKQTYRNRAVISAANGAESLIMPVEKGRGRKQLIKDIRISYDTNWQHIHWQAIVSAYQSSPFFEVLQDDFRPFFEKQYSFLLDFNTEILQTVLGILELQPITKQTADFEEVPAECINMREAIHPKPKKALPDPLFEPQKYTQVFEDKFGFTPNLSCLDLLFNCGSESYEVLLKSINATGLAKSENRE from the coding sequence ATGATTGATTCGCACGTATTGTTGTGTACAGCCTACTTTCCGCCTGTACAGTACCTCTCAAAATTCTTGATTTACGAAACCACTTGGATTGAAACTTTTGAAAATTTTACCAAGCAGACCTACCGGAACCGAGCTGTAATTTCGGCTGCAAATGGAGCGGAGTCGCTTATTATGCCTGTTGAAAAAGGCAGAGGCCGCAAACAACTCATTAAAGACATTCGCATTTCGTACGACACCAATTGGCAACATATTCACTGGCAAGCAATTGTTTCAGCTTACCAATCCTCCCCGTTTTTTGAAGTGCTTCAAGATGATTTCAGACCTTTTTTTGAAAAACAGTATTCCTTCTTGCTCGATTTTAACACTGAAATTTTGCAAACGGTACTCGGGATTCTGGAATTGCAGCCAATCACAAAACAAACCGCAGACTTTGAGGAAGTGCCTGCCGAATGCATTAATATGCGTGAAGCCATTCACCCCAAACCGAAAAAAGCATTACCCGACCCCCTATTCGAGCCACAAAAATACACACAGGTATTTGAGGACAAATTTGGCTTCACGCCCAACCTAAGCTGCCTGGATTTGCTGTTTAATTGCGGTTCGGAAAGCTACGAGGTGTTACTGAAAAGTATTAACGCGACTGGCTTAGCAAAATCAGAAAATCGTGAATGA
- a CDS encoding LapA family protein has protein sequence MSAGIIFLLILALLLVIFTLQNTLLISLNVFFWEITDVPLVLALIVCIIAGAILSFSFTYPRLWKLKGQLKSKQREIKALEAQQVEVAEKPHAEGIEITEEEESNTSFFKE, from the coding sequence ATGTCTGCAGGAATTATATTTTTACTAATATTGGCTTTGCTTCTAGTTATATTTACCCTACAAAATACATTGTTGATTAGTTTGAATGTATTTTTCTGGGAAATTACCGATGTGCCTTTGGTGTTGGCCCTTATTGTCTGCATCATTGCCGGAGCCATTCTGTCTTTTTCGTTTACTTATCCTCGGCTGTGGAAACTAAAAGGACAGCTGAAATCAAAGCAACGCGAAATCAAAGCATTGGAAGCACAACAGGTTGAAGTTGCTGAAAAGCCCCATGCCGAAGGCATTGAAATAACCGAAGAAGAAGAAAGCAACACCAGCTTTTTTAAAGAATAA
- the lepB gene encoding signal peptidase I produces MREIFTNKWFKFILVALLYSLWVIWMESYLWLIGLAVIFDMYITKKVHWAFWKKKNPPDGKQTKVVEWVDAIIFAVIAATFIRMFFIEAYTIPTSSMEKSMLVGDFLFVSKTAYGPKLPNTPLSFPFVHHTMPLSRTTKSYVEWIQNPYKRMAGFGDVENNDVVVFNFPHGDTVALNMPTQDYYQMLRSYGRDRIWNDKRTFGEIISRPVDKRENYIKRCIGIAGDKIEIIDGQVYVNGSEQKHFPGVQYNYIVTTNGTPINKRTLEKIGISKADQQAFNGSQYLYPLTDEYVKELEALNNVTSVKRVNMPDGNWDQNIFPHDEQYPWNVDNFGPLTIPKKGETVNLNLETLPLYSRIIDLYEEHDLEVKDSTIYVDGMATDNYTFAMDYYWMMGDNRHNSADSRYWGFVPEDHVVGKAVFIWLSLDKEKGFPANIRWSRLFSVVH; encoded by the coding sequence ATGCGAGAAATTTTTACGAACAAATGGTTCAAGTTCATTTTAGTTGCCCTGCTTTACAGCCTGTGGGTAATCTGGATGGAAAGTTACTTATGGCTGATCGGCCTGGCAGTAATTTTCGACATGTACATCACAAAAAAAGTACACTGGGCGTTTTGGAAAAAGAAAAACCCGCCAGATGGTAAACAAACGAAAGTTGTTGAATGGGTCGATGCCATTATCTTTGCAGTGATTGCTGCAACTTTTATACGCATGTTTTTTATTGAAGCGTACACTATTCCAACCTCATCGATGGAAAAATCAATGTTAGTTGGTGATTTTTTATTTGTAAGCAAAACAGCCTACGGTCCAAAGCTTCCGAATACTCCATTATCGTTCCCATTTGTTCATCATACCATGCCACTTTCAAGAACAACGAAATCGTATGTCGAATGGATTCAGAATCCATATAAACGAATGGCAGGATTTGGCGATGTAGAAAATAATGATGTGGTAGTTTTCAACTTTCCACATGGCGACACTGTGGCTTTAAACATGCCCACTCAAGATTATTACCAAATGCTTCGCTCATACGGGCGCGACCGTATTTGGAATGACAAGCGCACATTTGGGGAAATTATAAGCCGACCAGTTGACAAACGCGAAAATTACATTAAGCGCTGTATAGGAATAGCCGGCGATAAGATTGAAATTATAGATGGACAGGTATACGTAAACGGGAGTGAGCAGAAACACTTTCCCGGAGTTCAATACAACTACATTGTAACCACAAACGGAACTCCTATAAACAAACGAACGCTTGAAAAAATTGGCATCTCAAAAGCTGATCAGCAAGCATTTAATGGTTCACAATACCTATATCCGCTGACGGATGAGTATGTGAAAGAGTTGGAGGCACTCAACAATGTTACTTCTGTCAAAAGGGTTAATATGCCCGACGGAAATTGGGATCAAAATATTTTTCCCCACGATGAGCAATATCCATGGAATGTGGATAACTTTGGTCCCTTGACAATTCCGAAAAAGGGAGAAACCGTTAACCTGAATTTAGAAACATTGCCTTTGTACAGTCGAATTATCGACCTATACGAGGAACATGATTTGGAAGTAAAAGATAGCACCATTTATGTCGATGGCATGGCTACCGACAATTATACCTTCGCGATGGATTATTACTGGATGATGGGCGACAATCGCCACAATTCCGCTGATTCCCGCTATTGGGGATTCGTCCCAGAGGATCATGTAGTTGGAAAAGCTGTTTTCATCTGGCTGTCGTTAGACAAAGAAAAAGGATTTCCGGCTAACATTCGCTGGAGTAGATTATTCTCTGTCGTGCATTAA
- the dapB gene encoding 4-hydroxy-tetrahydrodipicolinate reductase — translation MKIALIGYGKMGKTIEAIAKDRGHEIVLTIDMDNQDDLTPENLKKADVAIEFTIPASAINNYKKCFESGVPVVSGTTGWLDHKEIVLADMKKQDGTFFYASNFSLGVNLFFALNEKLAELMKTRPEYDISMEEVHHTQKLDAPSGTAISLAEDLFAAHPGKDSWTLESPRNKTEMHIKAIREGDVPGIHRIKYESDVDYIEIEHSAKSRQGFALGAVLAAEYTTDKKGLVSMKDLLNL, via the coding sequence ATGAAGATTGCACTAATTGGCTACGGAAAAATGGGTAAAACGATTGAAGCCATTGCAAAAGACCGCGGGCACGAAATTGTTTTAACAATTGATATGGATAATCAGGACGATTTAACTCCTGAAAATTTAAAAAAAGCAGATGTGGCCATTGAATTCACAATTCCGGCATCGGCAATAAACAACTACAAAAAATGTTTCGAAAGTGGAGTTCCCGTAGTAAGTGGAACTACTGGCTGGCTTGATCATAAAGAAATTGTACTCGCTGACATGAAAAAGCAAGACGGCACTTTCTTTTATGCTTCGAACTTCAGCTTAGGAGTTAATTTGTTTTTCGCACTAAATGAAAAGCTGGCCGAGTTGATGAAAACCCGCCCTGAATATGACATTTCCATGGAGGAAGTTCACCACACTCAAAAGCTTGATGCTCCGAGTGGAACGGCCATTTCGTTAGCCGAAGATTTATTTGCCGCACACCCGGGAAAAGATAGCTGGACCCTGGAATCGCCGAGAAATAAAACAGAGATGCATATTAAAGCAATTCGTGAAGGAGACGTACCCGGGATCCATCGCATCAAATACGAATCGGATGTAGATTACATCGAGATAGAGCATAGTGCAAAAAGCAGGCAAGGATTTGCCCTAGGAGCTGTTTTAGCAGCCGAATATACGACTGACAAAAAAGGCCTGGTTAGCATGAAAGATCTTTTAAACTTATAA
- a CDS encoding helix-turn-helix domain-containing protein: METNKRLELAFDYVQSTGQHVFLTGKAGTGKTTFLKSLKERSPKRMIVVAPTGVAAINAGGVTIHSFFQLSFAPQVGLENEQGRQMRFSKEKINIIRSLELLVIDEISMVRADVLDAMDRVMRRFKNGRKSFGGAQLLMIGDLQQLSPVVKSSEWQLLKSSYETVYFFSSRALKKTSYVSIELTQVFRQQDDKFISILNKVRDNLLDENAAKELNKRCQPAFSPNDEDGYITLCTHNSQAHRINDSKLKGINSKEQVFKARVEGNFPEYSFPTDSELRLKVGAQVMFVKNDPDPEKRFYNGKIGKITDIEKNTVWVKCPSDESEIEVNALLWENVKYSIDKKTAEIKEELEGSFSQIPLKLAWAITIHKSQGLTFEKAVIDAEASFAHGQVYVALSRCKTLEGLVLKTPISNQSIITDQTVHGFIQQVEENQPGEKELSEAKILFQKEQLLELFRFSRIAYLVNSINKTINENRGSFTDLHVELFQKMRDALEVEVVGVSDKFQQQIESHLQEMPDVEKNDKLQERVKKAAGYFQDKVQVIVVEGVVKSDIGLDNKAIKRQITRWTGDLEQEAKAKIAGYAVCKTGFYVNEIMDARAKALIGNSPSKTKKQKAKEITNLEDIPHPELFNLLRSFRYEKSTELGIPPYMIFSQKSLIELVNYLPTDSTSLALINGLGARKIEQFGADIADLILGYCEENKINREEIPLKKVSKEKKEPKPDTKKMSLEIFQSGKNIQEVAAARGLAASTIESHLAHFVREGELDALQFLTKEKLDKIISYFETAENKSFSAAREALGDGFSYGDLRMGLSFLECKQKSV, from the coding sequence ATGGAAACAAATAAACGACTGGAACTCGCTTTTGACTATGTACAATCTACCGGACAACATGTTTTTCTTACCGGAAAGGCCGGAACAGGTAAAACCACTTTTCTGAAAAGTTTAAAAGAACGCTCGCCCAAACGGATGATTGTGGTAGCACCAACGGGAGTTGCTGCAATAAATGCCGGAGGGGTAACCATCCACTCCTTTTTTCAGTTGTCGTTTGCACCACAAGTGGGCTTGGAAAATGAGCAAGGTCGGCAAATGCGTTTTAGCAAGGAAAAAATCAACATCATTCGCAGTTTGGAGCTACTGGTGATTGACGAGATCAGTATGGTGCGTGCCGATGTGCTGGACGCAATGGACCGGGTAATGCGACGGTTTAAAAATGGACGAAAATCGTTTGGAGGAGCTCAGTTACTCATGATTGGCGATTTACAACAGCTTTCTCCAGTGGTGAAAAGCAGCGAATGGCAATTGCTAAAGTCGAGCTACGAAACGGTCTATTTTTTTAGCAGCAGAGCCTTAAAAAAAACGTCTTATGTGAGTATCGAATTGACGCAGGTTTTTCGTCAACAAGACGATAAGTTTATCTCTATACTTAACAAGGTGAGAGATAATTTGCTGGATGAAAACGCAGCAAAAGAATTAAATAAACGTTGTCAGCCAGCTTTTTCACCTAACGATGAAGACGGTTATATTACACTTTGCACTCATAACAGTCAGGCTCACCGGATAAACGACTCGAAACTGAAAGGAATCAATTCTAAAGAGCAGGTGTTTAAGGCACGCGTTGAAGGTAATTTTCCTGAGTATTCGTTTCCAACGGATTCTGAACTACGGTTGAAGGTTGGTGCGCAGGTGATGTTTGTAAAGAACGATCCTGATCCTGAAAAACGGTTTTATAATGGTAAGATTGGTAAAATCACCGATATTGAGAAGAACACTGTTTGGGTGAAGTGCCCTTCTGATGAAAGTGAGATTGAAGTGAATGCTTTATTGTGGGAAAACGTGAAGTACTCGATTGATAAGAAAACAGCTGAAATCAAAGAGGAGTTGGAAGGTTCATTTAGCCAGATTCCATTAAAGTTGGCATGGGCCATCACCATCCATAAAAGCCAGGGGTTAACATTCGAAAAGGCAGTCATTGATGCTGAAGCATCATTTGCACACGGTCAGGTGTATGTAGCCCTTAGTCGGTGCAAAACACTTGAGGGGCTGGTGCTGAAAACCCCGATTTCAAACCAGAGTATTATTACCGATCAAACGGTTCACGGCTTTATTCAACAGGTTGAGGAAAATCAGCCAGGCGAGAAAGAGCTGAGCGAGGCGAAAATACTTTTTCAGAAAGAACAGTTATTGGAACTTTTCCGCTTTTCCCGGATTGCTTATCTGGTGAATTCGATCAACAAAACGATCAATGAAAACCGGGGGAGTTTTACAGATCTGCATGTCGAATTATTTCAAAAAATGAGAGATGCCCTGGAAGTAGAGGTGGTTGGGGTAAGCGACAAATTTCAACAACAAATCGAAAGTCATTTGCAGGAAATGCCTGATGTAGAAAAGAATGATAAGCTTCAGGAGCGAGTCAAAAAGGCTGCTGGTTATTTTCAGGATAAAGTGCAAGTAATTGTGGTTGAAGGGGTTGTAAAATCTGATATTGGTCTTGATAATAAAGCAATAAAACGCCAAATAACCAGATGGACGGGAGATTTGGAGCAGGAAGCTAAAGCAAAAATTGCCGGGTATGCAGTGTGTAAGACTGGCTTTTATGTGAATGAAATTATGGATGCCCGCGCAAAGGCTTTGATTGGAAACAGTCCTTCGAAGACAAAGAAGCAAAAGGCGAAGGAAATTACGAATCTGGAAGATATTCCGCATCCAGAGCTTTTCAACTTGCTCCGTTCTTTTCGGTATGAAAAATCGACAGAGCTTGGGATTCCGCCGTACATGATCTTTTCCCAAAAATCACTGATTGAGCTGGTCAATTACTTGCCGACGGATTCCACATCCTTAGCGTTGATCAACGGACTCGGGGCAAGGAAAATTGAACAGTTCGGAGCCGATATTGCTGACTTGATTCTCGGCTATTGCGAAGAAAATAAAATTAACCGCGAAGAAATTCCGCTGAAGAAAGTTTCGAAGGAGAAGAAGGAGCCAAAACCGGACACCAAAAAAATGAGCTTGGAGATCTTTCAATCGGGGAAGAATATTCAGGAAGTTGCAGCAGCACGAGGATTGGCCGCATCAACCATTGAAAGCCATTTAGCTCATTTTGTAAGGGAAGGAGAACTTGACGCACTCCAGTTTCTGACCAAAGAAAAGCTTGATAAAATTATTTCCTACTTTGAAACAGCTGAAAACAAAAGCTTTTCTGCTGCTCGGGAGGCTCTGGGGGACGGTTTTAGTTATGGCGATTTGCGAATGGGATTGAGTTTTCTTGAATGCAAACAAAAGAGTGTATAG
- a CDS encoding pyridoxamine kinase — translation MKRNSVPRVAAIHDLSGFGRASLTVVIPILSSMGVQVCPLPTAVLSSHSAFPNFHAVDLSKDLQPMIDHWKELDVDFDAIYSGYLGAASQVDTVVQFIQDFSQSDPLVVVDPVLGDNGKLYTAFNSEMVEKMKELVSSADVITPNLTEAAFLLNEKHKKDIELSELKEWVLRLGEMGPEKVIITSVPNGDSRNNSSVIAYNKIDHRFWRVGCDYIPAHYPGTGDAFASVIVGSLLQGDSLPIALDRAVQFISMGVRATFGHNHRPTEGILLEKVLPSLSAPVQISSYQLLD, via the coding sequence ATGAAACGAAACAGTGTTCCGCGCGTGGCGGCAATTCATGATTTAAGTGGTTTTGGACGTGCATCGCTCACAGTCGTAATCCCAATCTTGTCATCGATGGGAGTGCAGGTTTGTCCTCTTCCAACAGCTGTGCTTTCGTCGCACAGTGCGTTCCCAAACTTTCATGCCGTGGATTTAAGTAAGGATTTGCAACCGATGATTGATCACTGGAAAGAGCTGGACGTTGATTTTGATGCAATTTATTCGGGGTATTTGGGAGCTGCCAGCCAAGTGGATACAGTTGTTCAGTTTATACAGGATTTTTCGCAGTCTGATCCCTTGGTTGTTGTTGATCCGGTGCTTGGCGACAATGGTAAATTGTATACCGCGTTCAATTCGGAGATGGTAGAAAAGATGAAAGAGTTGGTGTCGTCGGCAGATGTGATCACCCCCAATCTGACTGAAGCAGCTTTTCTTTTGAATGAAAAACACAAAAAAGATATTGAATTGTCTGAGTTGAAAGAGTGGGTATTACGGCTTGGCGAAATGGGGCCCGAGAAAGTAATCATTACCAGTGTGCCTAATGGTGATTCGAGAAATAATTCCTCGGTAATTGCGTACAATAAAATTGATCACCGGTTTTGGCGTGTCGGATGCGATTATATTCCCGCTCATTATCCGGGCACTGGCGATGCGTTTGCCAGTGTAATTGTTGGTTCGCTGTTGCAGGGCGATAGTTTACCAATTGCTTTGGATCGGGCCGTTCAATTTATTTCGATGGGTGTTCGGGCCACTTTTGGGCATAACCACCGACCAACCGAAGGCATCTTGCTGGAAAAAGTACTGCCCTCTCTGAGTGCTCCGGTGCAAATTAGTAGTTACCAGTTATTGGATTAA
- a CDS encoding HAD family hydrolase produces the protein MKDIRLVATDLDGTFLKNDKSISEDDIQMLDILGERSVLRVVATGRNFQKVQEVIPEHLPFDYVAFSSGAGIYDWKAKKLVYQQNLSRETTQGIIQYFVRKKMNFHLFRAVPENFRCWYFRGENSCEEFERYLEFHNAVSEKLPILKKLQDDACQFLIIFPNNPDLFFQIKSELKEQFDDIKVVRTSSPLDTNYIWMEIFHKDVSKGNAVKFLCDQEKIHHQQTFGIGNDYNDLDLLNFTSHSYLVDNGPEELKSLFRRALSNEESAFSQSLKKYL, from the coding sequence ATGAAAGACATCCGTTTAGTGGCCACCGACCTGGATGGCACATTTTTAAAAAATGATAAGTCGATTAGTGAGGATGATATCCAAATGTTAGATATCTTGGGTGAACGTAGCGTGTTGCGCGTTGTTGCTACCGGACGTAATTTTCAAAAGGTTCAGGAAGTTATTCCGGAACATTTGCCTTTCGATTATGTGGCTTTTTCTTCCGGAGCAGGGATTTATGATTGGAAAGCGAAGAAATTGGTTTATCAGCAAAATCTCTCGAGAGAAACGACTCAGGGAATCATTCAATATTTTGTCCGTAAAAAGATGAATTTTCATTTGTTTCGTGCGGTACCTGAGAATTTCAGGTGTTGGTATTTTCGGGGAGAAAATTCTTGTGAAGAGTTCGAACGTTATTTAGAATTTCACAATGCAGTGTCTGAGAAATTGCCAATATTGAAAAAACTACAAGATGACGCTTGCCAGTTTCTAATCATTTTTCCCAATAATCCGGATTTGTTTTTTCAGATAAAATCAGAATTGAAAGAGCAATTTGACGATATTAAGGTTGTCAGAACTTCGTCGCCGCTGGATACCAATTACATTTGGATGGAGATTTTTCATAAAGATGTATCGAAAGGAAATGCTGTTAAGTTTCTGTGCGATCAGGAAAAAATTCATCATCAACAGACATTTGGTATTGGTAATGATTACAATGACTTGGATCTGCTGAATTTTACCTCGCACTCTTATTTGGTCGACAATGGCCCGGAAGAGTTAAAGTCCCTTTTTCGTAGAGCATTGTCAAACGAGGAGAGTGCTTTCAGTCAATCGTTAAAAAAGTATTTGTAA
- a CDS encoding carbohydrate kinase: MKIKNKQILCIGEILWDRLPSGAKPGGAPMNMALHLNAIGQHAAISSRIGNDESGKELKAFIEKSGLSFHYIQVDEKLPTSEVLVHLDFNNNATYEICEPAAWDNLQLTDSLQSKAKECGLLVYGSLASRNEKTRNTLVKLLEGDAIKLIDVNLRKPYDRREIVEPLLQKSDMIKLNDDELGVFAGWHNKRSLAGKKMIQWLSEQYNADLVCVTKGENGAELYCEGNFYEHPGFKINAVDTVGAGDAFLAGLVSAMFENKSYEDALAFACATGAFVASKAGATPKYDMQEIKKILMSTAE; the protein is encoded by the coding sequence ATGAAAATCAAAAATAAACAAATACTGTGCATTGGGGAGATATTGTGGGATCGTCTTCCATCAGGAGCAAAACCAGGAGGGGCTCCTATGAATATGGCTTTACATTTGAATGCGATTGGTCAACATGCAGCGATTTCAAGTCGAATCGGGAATGATGAATCGGGTAAAGAATTGAAGGCTTTTATCGAAAAGTCCGGATTAAGTTTCCATTATATTCAAGTTGATGAAAAGTTGCCAACCAGTGAAGTGCTGGTGCATTTGGATTTCAATAATAATGCGACCTACGAAATATGTGAACCGGCTGCATGGGATAATCTCCAGCTGACTGATTCATTACAGTCTAAAGCAAAAGAATGTGGGCTTTTAGTATATGGTTCGCTGGCTTCGCGAAATGAGAAAACCCGCAATACACTTGTCAAACTCCTCGAAGGTGATGCGATAAAACTGATTGATGTTAACCTCCGAAAACCTTACGATAGGCGGGAAATTGTTGAGCCTTTGCTACAGAAATCTGATATGATCAAGTTAAATGACGACGAATTGGGTGTTTTTGCTGGTTGGCATAATAAACGAAGCTTAGCTGGAAAAAAGATGATTCAGTGGTTGTCGGAGCAATATAATGCTGATTTGGTCTGTGTTACAAAAGGAGAAAATGGTGCAGAGTTATATTGCGAAGGCAATTTCTATGAGCATCCGGGATTTAAGATTAATGCAGTAGACACAGTTGGTGCTGGAGATGCATTTCTGGCAGGATTGGTTTCTGCTATGTTTGAAAATAAGTCATACGAAGATGCACTGGCATTTGCATGTGCCACAGGAGCATTTGTAGCTTCAAAGGCAGGAGCAACGCCGAAATACGATATGCAGGAGATCAAAAAAATCCTGATGTCGACTGCAGAATAG
- a CDS encoding sigma-70 family RNA polymerase sigma factor: MNSYIPHSDLNLVRSLRKSDHDAFEKLFKRYGQKLFIFSLSYLKDTDQAEEIVQEVFLKVWINRFSLKTGTSFQSYLFTIAFNSIKKSFNRKAKENQFRLELVDQLDDGRDCAEYEDNFQLVVTKLDGFINEMPERRKEVFIKRKQHGIPVKQIAEEFGVSAKTVENQITEAMKYLKKRFEEELPSGLLFFSLFLEN; the protein is encoded by the coding sequence TTGAATTCGTACATTCCTCATAGTGATTTGAATCTGGTGCGGTCGCTTCGAAAGAGTGATCATGATGCATTTGAAAAGCTTTTCAAACGTTATGGTCAAAAGCTTTTTATATTTTCTTTGTCGTACCTGAAGGATACCGATCAGGCAGAAGAAATCGTGCAGGAAGTTTTTCTGAAGGTTTGGATCAATCGCTTTTCGTTAAAAACAGGAACATCGTTTCAATCTTATCTATTTACAATTGCTTTCAATTCGATCAAAAAATCATTCAATCGAAAAGCAAAGGAGAATCAATTCAGATTGGAGTTGGTAGATCAGTTAGATGATGGAAGGGATTGTGCTGAATATGAAGATAATTTTCAGCTGGTAGTAACAAAGTTGGATGGTTTTATTAACGAGATGCCCGAAAGAAGAAAAGAGGTATTTATTAAACGTAAACAACATGGAATACCTGTAAAACAAATTGCTGAAGAATTCGGCGTTTCTGCCAAAACTGTCGAGAACCAGATTACCGAAGCTATGAAATACCTAAAGAAACGGTTTGAAGAGGAGCTCCCTAGCGGATTACTATTTTTTTCTTTATTCCTTGAAAATTGA
- a CDS encoding FecR domain-containing protein produces the protein MDNKKTDKKPLDNFANGGYSRSDYRRVSQIFSHPDDTLKDQMQHHWERIPADQPLDDRMSRLLHLLKMQTLISTKLTKRRSFINYYQKVAAVLLIPLLLGFGYWLLQTPVMQSQAMATIHSPMGARTEFVLPDGTAGWLNSGSDLSYCVDFSKNREVKLNGEAYFDVVHQQGARFRVKTSEITVQVWGTSFDVSAYEDDPQVNVILERGVVKVLNANEKNMYTMKPDEMFSYDIQKKKAAIRSVDAADQTSWTKGLLKFRGEPLSDVVKELARWYNVDFEIRDKQLREYNFKATFKDEELDEILRMISLTTPMKYRIVERKTNENGVYEKKKVIIEAN, from the coding sequence ATGGATAATAAAAAAACTGATAAGAAACCACTGGATAATTTTGCAAATGGAGGTTATAGCCGGAGCGATTATCGTCGAGTATCCCAAATATTTTCACATCCAGATGATACTTTGAAAGATCAGATGCAGCATCATTGGGAACGAATTCCTGCTGATCAACCTCTGGATGATCGTATGTCCCGGTTACTTCATCTTCTGAAGATGCAGACACTGATATCGACAAAATTGACCAAAAGACGTTCATTTATAAACTACTATCAGAAGGTTGCTGCAGTATTGTTGATTCCGCTTCTGCTTGGATTTGGTTATTGGTTGTTGCAAACACCTGTAATGCAATCGCAGGCAATGGCAACGATCCATTCGCCGATGGGGGCGAGGACGGAATTTGTTTTGCCCGACGGAACTGCCGGGTGGCTAAATAGCGGTTCTGATCTATCGTACTGTGTCGATTTTTCAAAGAATAGAGAGGTAAAGCTAAATGGTGAAGCCTATTTCGATGTTGTTCACCAGCAAGGGGCGCGGTTTCGTGTAAAAACCTCAGAAATTACTGTTCAGGTATGGGGCACCTCTTTCGATGTTTCTGCTTATGAAGATGATCCTCAGGTAAATGTCATATTGGAAAGAGGTGTAGTTAAGGTGTTAAATGCTAATGAAAAGAACATGTACACCATGAAACCCGATGAAATGTTTAGTTATGATATTCAAAAAAAGAAAGCTGCAATTCGTTCTGTTGATGCAGCCGACCAAACATCTTGGACAAAAGGGTTGCTTAAGTTTAGAGGTGAGCCTTTGTCTGATGTTGTGAAAGAACTTGCTCGATGGTACAATGTCGATTTTGAAATTAGGGACAAACAACTACGGGAGTATAATTTCAAAGCTACTTTTAAAGATGAAGAACTGGATGAGATCTTACGCATGATCTCGCTTACAACACCGATGAAATATCGAATTGTAGAACGTAAAACAAATGAAAACGGAGTTTATGAAAAGAAAAAAGTAATAATAGAAGCTAATTAG